In one Streptomyces sp. NBC_01241 genomic region, the following are encoded:
- a CDS encoding OmpL47-type beta-barrel domain-containing protein — MALMAVVFTAFALAVPAAYAAASRADETAATQVLTWTAGDDYMKYTSAPTTAVAGKATIVFESSAATGNTTGLTHTLTFDVSNPDYNNDVSLNILASPFDSEGGKHTAEVTLTPGVYHYFCAMPGHQMMSGELIVTAAPGDDTTAPDTSATVSGTKDAAGNYVSSATVTVTASDAESGVAGIEYSLDGASYRSYTTPVAVNSVGQHALAYRATDKAGNTSPVKSVEFTVVAPEPPKDTTPPDTSATVSGTKDAAGNYVSSATVTVTASDAESGVAGIEYSLDGASYRSYTTPVAVNSVGQHALAYRATDKAGNTSPVKSVEFTVVAPEPPKDTTPPDTSATVSGTKDAAGNYVSSATVTVTASDAESGVAGIEYSLDGASYRSYTTPVAVNSVGQHALAYRATDKAGNTSPVKSVEFTVVAPEPPKDTTPPDTSATVSGTKDAAGNYVSSATVTVTASDAESGVAGIEYSLDGASYRNYTAPVDVNAVGRHALTYRATDKAGNTSSAQSVEFTVVAAPPEDRTPPQVSASVSGTKNDSGDYVGSAKVTVTASDAESGVARIEYSLDGGPYLQYSAPVAIDRAGSHTLLYRATDKAGNTSTPQSLSLTVVDSKPPTGCPETDDRSTVFTGSINTGVPNRVTSNGCTVNELIEDHRAWKNHGAFVSHVGEIVTTLRKEGVLDQREAAEIKKAAGQSDVGMPTRGPASR; from the coding sequence ATGGCGCTGATGGCCGTTGTCTTCACGGCTTTCGCGTTGGCCGTTCCGGCCGCGTACGCGGCGGCGAGTCGCGCGGACGAGACCGCAGCGACCCAGGTGCTCACCTGGACGGCCGGCGACGATTACATGAAGTACACGTCAGCCCCCACCACTGCGGTGGCCGGCAAGGCGACCATCGTGTTCGAGAGCAGCGCGGCGACCGGCAATACGACGGGGTTGACGCACACCCTGACGTTCGACGTCTCGAACCCCGACTACAACAACGACGTCAGCCTCAACATCCTGGCGAGCCCCTTCGACTCCGAGGGAGGCAAGCACACGGCCGAAGTCACCCTCACACCTGGCGTCTACCACTATTTCTGCGCGATGCCGGGCCACCAGATGATGTCGGGTGAGCTCATCGTCACCGCTGCGCCCGGCGACGACACCACTGCGCCCGACACGTCGGCGACGGTGTCGGGGACGAAGGACGCCGCCGGGAACTACGTGTCGAGCGCGACGGTCACGGTGACCGCTTCCGATGCGGAGTCGGGTGTGGCTGGAATTGAGTACTCGCTCGACGGTGCGTCGTACAGGAGTTACACAACTCCTGTTGCTGTCAACAGCGTTGGTCAGCACGCGTTGGCCTATCGGGCCACGGACAAGGCGGGTAACACCTCGCCGGTGAAATCGGTGGAGTTCACCGTCGTGGCACCCGAACCGCCGAAGGACACCACGCCACCCGACACGTCGGCGACGGTGTCGGGGACGAAGGACGCCGCCGGGAACTACGTGTCGAGCGCGACGGTCACGGTGACCGCTTCCGATGCGGAGTCGGGTGTGGCTGGAATTGAGTACTCGCTCGACGGTGCGTCGTACAGGAGTTACACAACTCCTGTTGCTGTCAACAGCGTTGGTCAGCACGCGTTGGCCTATCGGGCCACGGACAAGGCGGGTAACACCTCGCCGGTGAAATCGGTGGAGTTCACCGTCGTGGCACCCGAACCGCCGAAGGACACCACGCCACCCGACACGTCGGCGACGGTGTCGGGGACGAAGGACGCCGCCGGGAACTACGTGTCGAGCGCGACGGTCACGGTGACCGCTTCCGATGCGGAGTCGGGTGTGGCTGGAATTGAGTACTCGCTCGACGGTGCGTCGTACAGGAGTTACACGACTCCTGTTGCTGTCAACAGCGTTGGTCAGCACGCGTTGGCCTATCGGGCCACGGACAAGGCGGGTAACACCTCGCCGGTGAAATCGGTGGAGTTCACCGTCGTGGCACCCGAACCGCCGAAGGACACCACGCCACCCGACACGTCGGCGACGGTGTCGGGGACGAAGGACGCCGCCGGGAACTACGTGTCGAGCGCGACGGTCACGGTGACCGCTTCCGACGCGGAGTCGGGTGTGGCCGGAATTGAATACTCGCTCGACGGTGCGTCATACCGCAACTACACGGCGCCCGTTGATGTCAACGCCGTGGGTCGACACGCACTGACCTACCGAGCGACGGACAAGGCGGGCAACACCTCGTCGGCGCAGTCGGTGGAGTTCACCGTCGTGGCGGCTCCGCCCGAGGACAGGACGCCGCCGCAGGTGTCGGCCTCCGTCTCCGGTACGAAGAACGACTCCGGTGACTACGTCGGCAGCGCGAAGGTGACGGTGACGGCCTCGGACGCAGAGTCGGGTGTGGCCAGGATCGAGTACTCCCTAGACGGTGGCCCCTACCTGCAGTACTCCGCCCCGGTGGCGATTGACAGAGCCGGGAGCCACACCTTGCTCTACCGGGCCACCGACAAGGCTGGCAACACGTCCACGCCGCAGTCGCTGTCCCTCACCGTCGTCGACAGCAAGCCGCCGACCGGCTGTCCTGAAACGGACGACCGCTCCACCGTGTTCACCGGCTCGATCAACACCGGTGTCCCGAACCGCGTCACGAGCAACGGCTGCACGGTCAACGAGCTGATCGAGGATCACCGGGCCTGGAAGAATCACGGCGCGTTTGTCTCGCACGTCGGGGAGATCGTCACGACGCTGCGGAAGGAGGGAGTCCTTGACCAGCGGGAGGCCGCCGAGATCAAGAAGGCGGCCGGCCAGTCCGACGTCGGCATGCCGACCCGCGGTCCCGCCAGCCGCTGA
- a CDS encoding S8 family peptidase, translated as MSNIKRVKPALIAVLIPMVVLGVAAQPAMGQVRLPPSVKTYEGDPGRLGDAASWRTPEFNRDAGLVSMGTEFAYAAGYSGTGMNIGVVDSGVFAGHVREHGSLDTNYAVGDRYFSVEAQGGQTGPTPGFYNPAFNDSHGTHVSGTIGASRDGVGETQPAGPDANMHGVAFNSNVYMGNTGKTDGVLYGLLPANATAAQKPDDAYIGDVYRAVNSAKTANGEPIRIITSSWGSQPNTENYNTYDTPPGSPAGFGLNTAWRLWSTPDGVVDANGSSAHWLNGAIEAARTGTVIQFTAGNSGYVNPSPRGAAPYFMPELEGSWYTTSGINPAQGRTFNADGSVLVPGQQTFNQCGVAKWFCVTAPANSINSTTVSVVNGVPEPRYGSSSGTSMAGPHSAAALSLVMQRFPYMTNEQTLYTMFTTGRQNNTISDAAGNAVLNPTGGQIVQVPDSRNGWGTVSLREAVNGPGQFVGPFVVDTQGRDDVWSNDISDVAIRARQQEDTAEAAAWAATKAAKGWTKGLPAGASDADKSDYAIGVHREQAREARAYEGSLTKRGDGTLFLTGSETWHGTSAVLDGKLSVVGSHASAVDVRGGTLGGSGTVGDSINVNRGVLRPGLTADEAAQITGASGAAGNVLNVGGNATIGKEGRVAVTISGDRDYTSVRAAGNLVLDGELDLDVRGKLTPGTEFTIMSGSSIKGAFHALPENRALNVGGYLFRVSYKNNSVTLTVMHEVPNTGSRP; from the coding sequence GTGTCGAACATAAAACGCGTGAAGCCGGCGCTGATCGCAGTGCTGATACCGATGGTGGTGCTCGGCGTCGCCGCGCAGCCGGCGATGGGGCAGGTGCGCCTGCCACCGTCGGTCAAGACCTACGAGGGAGATCCCGGCCGGCTCGGTGACGCGGCGAGCTGGCGTACCCCTGAGTTCAACCGGGACGCCGGCCTGGTGTCGATGGGAACCGAATTCGCCTACGCCGCCGGCTACTCCGGCACCGGGATGAACATCGGCGTCGTCGACTCGGGCGTCTTCGCCGGGCACGTCCGGGAGCACGGAAGCCTGGACACGAACTACGCGGTCGGGGACCGCTACTTCTCCGTGGAGGCCCAGGGCGGCCAGACGGGCCCCACGCCGGGGTTCTACAACCCGGCGTTCAACGACAGCCACGGCACCCACGTCAGCGGGACCATCGGTGCGAGCCGCGACGGCGTCGGCGAGACGCAACCGGCCGGGCCGGATGCCAACATGCACGGCGTCGCGTTCAACAGCAACGTGTACATGGGCAACACCGGCAAGACGGACGGCGTGCTCTACGGTCTCCTGCCGGCGAACGCGACCGCCGCGCAGAAGCCGGACGACGCCTACATCGGCGATGTCTACCGGGCCGTGAACTCCGCCAAGACGGCGAACGGCGAGCCCATCAGGATCATCACCAGCAGTTGGGGTAGCCAGCCCAACACGGAAAACTACAACACGTATGACACGCCGCCCGGCAGCCCGGCGGGCTTCGGTCTGAACACGGCATGGCGCCTCTGGTCCACTCCGGACGGCGTCGTCGACGCGAACGGGAGCTCCGCCCACTGGCTGAACGGTGCCATCGAGGCCGCGCGTACCGGCACGGTCATCCAGTTCACCGCCGGTAACAGCGGCTACGTGAACCCGTCGCCGCGAGGCGCCGCGCCGTACTTCATGCCCGAGCTGGAGGGCAGCTGGTACACGACATCGGGTATCAACCCCGCCCAGGGGCGCACGTTCAACGCTGACGGCTCCGTCCTGGTCCCCGGCCAGCAGACGTTCAACCAGTGCGGCGTCGCGAAGTGGTTCTGCGTGACGGCGCCGGCCAACAGCATCAACAGCACGACCGTGTCGGTCGTCAACGGCGTTCCCGAGCCCCGTTACGGCAGTTCGTCGGGGACGTCGATGGCCGGCCCGCACTCGGCGGCCGCACTGTCGTTGGTCATGCAGCGCTTCCCGTACATGACCAACGAGCAGACGCTCTACACGATGTTCACCACCGGCCGGCAGAACAACACGATCAGTGACGCGGCGGGCAACGCCGTGCTGAACCCCACCGGCGGCCAGATCGTGCAGGTGCCGGACAGCCGCAACGGCTGGGGCACGGTCAGCCTGCGGGAGGCCGTGAACGGCCCGGGCCAGTTCGTGGGGCCGTTCGTCGTCGACACGCAGGGGCGCGACGACGTGTGGTCGAACGACATCTCGGACGTCGCTATCCGGGCCCGCCAGCAGGAGGACACCGCCGAGGCGGCCGCCTGGGCGGCGACCAAGGCCGCCAAGGGCTGGACCAAGGGCCTGCCGGCCGGCGCGAGCGACGCCGACAAGTCGGACTACGCCATCGGGGTCCACCGTGAGCAGGCCCGCGAGGCCCGCGCCTACGAGGGCAGCCTCACGAAGCGTGGCGACGGCACCCTGTTCCTCACCGGCAGCGAGACCTGGCACGGGACGAGCGCCGTCCTCGACGGCAAACTCTCGGTCGTCGGCTCGCACGCGAGCGCTGTCGACGTGCGCGGCGGAACGCTCGGCGGCAGCGGCACCGTGGGTGACAGCATCAACGTCAACCGCGGCGTGCTGCGGCCCGGTCTCACGGCCGACGAGGCCGCGCAGATCACCGGCGCTTCCGGCGCCGCAGGCAATGTCCTGAACGTCGGCGGGAACGCAACCATCGGCAAGGAGGGTCGCGTTGCCGTCACGATCTCCGGCGACCGGGACTACACGAGCGTCCGGGCGGCGGGGAACCTGGTTCTGGACGGTGAGCTGGACCTGGACGTGCGGGGCAAGCTGACCCCGGGCACCGAATTCACGATCATGAGCGGTAGCTCGATCAAGGGCGCCTTCCACGCGCTGCCGGAGAACCGGGCCCTGAACGTGGGCGGTTACCTGTTCCGGGTGTCCTACAAGAACAACAGCGTGACGCTCACCGTCATGCACGAGGTGCCGAACACGGGAAGTAGGCCGTGA
- a CDS encoding multicopper oxidase domain-containing protein, with translation MTDSGAGTRRLFSRRAFATGAAAAAVVPTVLGATAAAPKDKPGEGNGQGNGKGTVRELTLYMENLPNGEMGYGLEPGKASIPGPLIELTEGDTMHIKVVNNLNVAASLHVHGVDYDVASDGTKMNDSVVEPGGQRTYVWRTHAPGPNHDGTWEAGSAGYWQYHDHNVGTEHGTGGLKKGLYGPVIVRRKGDVLPDKQFTVVFNDMTINNKAHHDAPTFTAVRGERVEFIVITHGEFFHTFHVHGHRWVDNRTGILQGPQDVSAVIDTKTVGPGDSFGFQVIAGARVGAGAWMYHCHVQSHADMGMVGVFLVTEADGTVPGGMPHH, from the coding sequence ATGACCGACTCAGGCGCAGGCACGAGACGCCTCTTCTCCCGGCGAGCGTTCGCCACCGGCGCGGCCGCCGCGGCGGTCGTGCCCACGGTGCTCGGCGCCACCGCCGCTGCCCCGAAGGACAAGCCCGGTGAAGGAAACGGTCAAGGAAACGGCAAGGGCACCGTCCGTGAGCTGACGCTGTACATGGAGAACCTGCCGAACGGGGAGATGGGCTACGGCCTGGAGCCCGGTAAGGCGTCGATTCCCGGCCCGCTCATCGAGCTGACCGAGGGCGACACGATGCACATCAAGGTCGTCAACAACCTGAACGTCGCCGCGAGTCTGCACGTGCACGGCGTGGACTACGACGTCGCCAGCGACGGCACCAAGATGAATGACAGCGTTGTCGAGCCGGGCGGCCAGCGGACCTACGTCTGGCGCACCCACGCCCCGGGACCGAATCACGACGGGACGTGGGAGGCCGGCAGCGCCGGCTACTGGCAGTATCACGATCACAATGTGGGGACCGAACACGGCACGGGCGGCCTCAAGAAGGGCCTGTACGGACCCGTGATCGTACGCCGCAAGGGCGACGTGCTGCCCGACAAGCAGTTCACGGTCGTGTTCAACGACATGACGATCAACAACAAGGCCCACCACGACGCACCCACCTTCACAGCCGTCCGCGGCGAGCGCGTGGAGTTCATCGTCATCACCCACGGGGAGTTCTTTCACACCTTCCATGTGCACGGGCACCGCTGGGTGGACAACCGCACCGGGATCCTGCAGGGTCCGCAGGACGTGAGCGCGGTCATCGACACCAAGACCGTCGGCCCCGGGGACTCCTTCGGGTTCCAGGTGATCGCGGGTGCCCGGGTCGGCGCAGGTGCCTGGATGTACCACTGTCATGTCCAAAGCCATGCAGACATGGGCATGGTCGGAGTCTTCCTCGTGACCGAGGCCGACGGCACGGTCCCCGGCGGCATGCCCCACCACTAG
- a CDS encoding ROK family protein — protein sequence MRSTTARPANIHQARLLRLLRDLGPQSRVALGDQVELSRSKLAFEIDRLLETGLVVPDGLAASRGGRRSHNVRIAPSLRFLGVDIGATSVDLAVTNAELDVLGHVAEPLDVRDGPVAVFERVLALVGKLRETTSVEHFDGAGIGVPGPVRFPEGVPVAPPIMPGWNGFPVREAMSQELGCPVLVDNDVNLMALGEQQAGVARSVRDFLCVKLGTGIGCGIVVGGEVHRGITGSAGDIGHIQVDPDGPRCACGNTGCLEAYFGGIALARDATAFAQSGRSTELAGRLESAGRLTPEDVSAAAGAGDAAALDLIRWGGNRTGQVIAGLVSFFNPGLVVIGGGLTGLGHNLLASIRTQVYRQSLPLATGNLPIVLGELGQVAGVVGAARLISNHIFSPA from the coding sequence GTGAGGAGTACGACGGCTCGACCGGCCAATATCCATCAGGCCCGGCTGCTCCGCCTCCTGCGCGACCTCGGCCCGCAGTCCCGGGTCGCCCTCGGCGACCAGGTAGAGCTGTCGCGCTCCAAGCTCGCGTTCGAGATCGACCGCCTGCTGGAAACCGGTCTGGTCGTCCCGGACGGCCTCGCTGCCTCCCGCGGCGGTCGCCGCTCGCACAACGTCCGGATCGCCCCGTCACTGCGGTTCCTCGGCGTGGACATCGGCGCCACCTCCGTGGATTTGGCGGTCACCAACGCCGAGTTGGACGTCCTCGGCCACGTGGCCGAGCCGCTGGACGTGCGCGACGGTCCGGTCGCGGTCTTCGAGCGGGTGCTCGCGTTGGTCGGCAAGCTGCGCGAGACGACGTCGGTGGAGCACTTCGACGGCGCCGGGATCGGCGTGCCGGGACCCGTCCGGTTCCCCGAGGGTGTCCCTGTCGCGCCGCCGATCATGCCCGGATGGAACGGCTTCCCCGTCCGCGAGGCGATGAGCCAGGAGCTCGGCTGTCCCGTCCTCGTCGACAACGACGTGAACCTGATGGCCCTGGGCGAGCAGCAGGCCGGCGTCGCCCGGTCCGTGCGCGACTTCTTGTGCGTGAAGCTCGGGACCGGCATCGGCTGCGGCATCGTCGTCGGCGGCGAGGTCCACCGCGGTATCACCGGCAGTGCAGGCGACATCGGCCACATTCAGGTGGACCCGGACGGGCCGCGGTGCGCCTGCGGCAACACCGGTTGCCTGGAGGCCTACTTCGGCGGGATCGCCCTCGCACGCGACGCGACCGCGTTCGCCCAGTCCGGCCGCTCGACGGAGCTGGCCGGACGGCTCGAATCGGCCGGAAGGCTGACTCCCGAGGACGTGTCGGCCGCCGCGGGTGCCGGAGACGCCGCGGCCCTGGACCTGATCCGCTGGGGAGGCAACCGCACCGGTCAGGTCATCGCCGGCCTGGTCAGCTTCTTCAACCCCGGCCTGGTGGTCATCGGAGGAGGGCTCACCGGACTGGGCCACAACCTCCTGGCGAGCATCCGCACCCAGGTCTATCGTCAGTCGCTGCCGTTGGCGACAGGCAACCTGCCGATCGTGCTCGGCGAACTCGGCCAGGTCGCCGGCGTCGTCGGCGCCGCCCGGCTGATCAGCAACCACATCTTCTCACCGGCCTGA
- a CDS encoding IS701 family transposase, with translation MLPDPTVPASLLAVLGALRGSFTSPTFSTFATLVTGLIANTGRGTVTGMLLGANLTHHWSHDRAHSFFARARWDPQTLGASLSHLVVRSLVPDGAVLTVAVDDTLFKRRGKKVFGAAWQHDGSAAGRDGIGYGTCFVVIGLIVDLPFLSRPVCLPVAARLHRPKGEKTKVELAAAMIRFLAACHWGRRIDVVADAAYHGRALRDLPVSVTFTTRVPSNAVLYALAPPPTGRRGRPRLKGDRLGTPAELAATLVFTPQAVTRYGRTETVFATETTCLWYGSFHTQPVKVVLLREDTTDTGYDLALISTDLTASAGQLVARYAARWSIEVTFGEARSVLGVGQAHHRTRHAVQRGVPFGLYCYTITVIWYALHGHHPADTAERRERAPWYTTKTTPAFADMTAKLRRTIIAARFTPTTPGRPTDAEIREVQHAWAAADGDQAA, from the coding sequence GGTCACCGGGATGCTGTTGGGCGCGAACTTGACGCATCACTGGTCCCACGACCGGGCGCACTCCTTCTTCGCTCGCGCCCGCTGGGACCCGCAGACGCTTGGCGCGTCGCTGTCCCACCTCGTGGTGCGCTCGCTGGTGCCCGACGGCGCCGTCTTGACGGTGGCGGTGGACGACACGCTGTTCAAACGGCGCGGGAAGAAGGTCTTCGGCGCCGCCTGGCAGCACGACGGCTCCGCCGCCGGCCGCGACGGAATCGGCTACGGCACCTGCTTCGTCGTGATCGGCCTGATCGTGGACCTGCCGTTCCTGTCCCGGCCGGTGTGCCTGCCGGTGGCCGCCCGGCTGCACCGCCCGAAGGGCGAGAAGACCAAGGTCGAGTTGGCCGCGGCGATGATCCGGTTCCTGGCCGCCTGTCACTGGGGTCGGCGTATCGATGTGGTCGCCGACGCTGCCTACCACGGCCGTGCGCTGCGTGACCTGCCGGTATCCGTCACCTTCACCACCCGGGTGCCGTCCAACGCCGTGCTCTACGCTCTCGCCCCGCCGCCGACCGGGCGGCGTGGGCGGCCCCGCCTGAAGGGCGACCGGCTCGGCACGCCGGCCGAGCTGGCCGCCACGCTGGTGTTCACCCCGCAGGCGGTGACCCGCTACGGCCGCACCGAAACCGTGTTCGCCACCGAGACCACCTGCCTGTGGTACGGCTCCTTCCACACCCAGCCGGTGAAGGTGGTACTGCTGCGTGAGGACACCACCGATACCGGCTACGACCTGGCGCTGATATCCACCGATCTGACCGCGTCGGCCGGGCAGTTGGTGGCCCGCTATGCCGCGCGGTGGTCGATCGAGGTGACCTTCGGCGAAGCCCGCAGCGTCCTCGGCGTCGGGCAGGCCCACCACCGGACCCGGCACGCAGTCCAGCGAGGGGTGCCGTTCGGCCTGTACTGCTACACGATCACCGTCATCTGGTACGCGCTGCACGGTCACCACCCCGCCGATACCGCCGAACGCCGCGAGCGAGCCCCGTGGTACACCACCAAGACCACCCCGGCATTCGCCGACATGACCGCCAAGCTCCGCCGCACCATCATCGCGGCCCGATTTACGCCCACCACCCCAGGTCGGCCCACGGATGCAGAAATCCGGGAGGTCCAGCACGCCTGGGCCGCCGCCGACGGTGACCAGGCAGCCTGA
- a CDS encoding 3-keto-disaccharide hydrolase encodes MANHRAGGGCTVNDLIDDEASWSNHGEFVSHVNAVVNNLRKEDVLDNRESSAISKAAAQSEIGKAAGYKPIFDGTAASLADWRQAGAGKFSLLPDGTMRSSGGMGMLWYAKQELKDFSVRLQFRDVAPGTSNANSGVFTRFPDPRTPLADRPAGSCGTVGSARTAPEWVAIYCGQEIQIYDGATGEVQKTGSVYNFKPVGLDKAGVTPKGQWNDYEVRAVGQHYTIIRNGVVINEFDNTPGKNSSRAGDPPTDLRQFLSGYLGLQNHSNTDLIEFRNIRVRNL; translated from the coding sequence GTGGCCAACCACCGCGCAGGCGGCGGCTGCACGGTCAACGACCTGATCGACGACGAGGCATCCTGGTCGAACCACGGAGAGTTCGTCAGTCACGTCAACGCCGTCGTCAATAACCTTCGCAAGGAGGATGTCCTCGACAACCGCGAGTCGTCGGCGATCAGCAAGGCGGCGGCTCAGAGCGAGATCGGCAAGGCCGCCGGGTACAAGCCCATCTTCGACGGGACCGCGGCCAGCCTGGCCGACTGGCGGCAGGCCGGCGCCGGGAAGTTCTCACTCCTGCCGGACGGCACCATGCGCAGCTCCGGCGGCATGGGCATGCTGTGGTACGCCAAGCAGGAGCTGAAGGACTTCTCGGTCAGGCTCCAGTTCCGGGACGTGGCTCCGGGCACCAGCAACGCCAACAGCGGGGTCTTCACCCGGTTCCCGGACCCGAGGACGCCGCTGGCCGACCGCCCGGCCGGCAGTTGCGGGACAGTCGGCTCGGCTCGCACCGCCCCCGAGTGGGTCGCGATCTACTGCGGCCAGGAGATCCAGATCTACGACGGGGCCACGGGCGAGGTCCAGAAGACCGGCTCGGTGTACAACTTCAAGCCGGTGGGCCTGGACAAGGCGGGGGTGACCCCGAAGGGCCAGTGGAACGACTACGAGGTGCGCGCGGTCGGACAGCATTACACGATCATCCGCAACGGCGTGGTGATCAACGAGTTCGACAACACACCCGGCAAGAACTCGTCCCGTGCCGGTGACCCGCCCACGGACCTGCGTCAGTTCCTCAGCGGGTACCTGGGACTGCAGAACCACAGCAACACCGACCTGATCGAGTTCCGCAACATCCGGGTGCGGAACCTGTAG
- a CDS encoding helix-turn-helix domain-containing protein, whose amino-acid sequence MVGAELAALAARGRSHARIAREPGLHLDTVRTRRRRFAEEGISGLTDRKRSGRSPSFTALQAAQVKALACQLPAETGAAVPMVMPGAGREAWRAAPTTCCAGGGHGAGNRPPAWHGTVRTSASAATSRIARPLVLTSNVDTNVSADALFRSGSRNSIRRNRSWRGSECRT is encoded by the coding sequence GTGGTCGGGGCGGAGCTTGCGGCGCTCGCGGCCCGGGGCCGTTCCCATGCGCGTATCGCCCGGGAGCCCGGTCTGCACCTGGACACGGTGCGCACGCGGCGACGCCGGTTCGCCGAGGAGGGCATCTCGGGGCTGACCGACCGAAAGCGCTCCGGCCGGTCGCCCTCGTTCACCGCGCTGCAGGCCGCCCAGGTCAAGGCCCTGGCCTGCCAACTGCCCGCCGAGACCGGGGCCGCTGTCCCGATGGTCATGCCCGGAGCTGGCCGCGAGGCGTGGCGAGCGGCGCCGACTACGTGCTGCGCCGGTGGTGGGCACGGCGCCGGTAACCGGCCGCCCGCCTGGCACGGCACCGTCCGCACGTCCGCCAGCGCTGCCACGTCACGGATCGCCCGGCCTCTGGTGCTTACTTCCAACGTAGATACAAACGTGTCCGCCGACGCCTTGTTCCGCTCCGGAAGCAGGAATAGCATCCGGCGCAATCGATCTTGGAGGGGTTCGGAGTGTCGAACATAA